Proteins encoded within one genomic window of Natator depressus isolate rNatDep1 chromosome 1, rNatDep2.hap1, whole genome shotgun sequence:
- the LOC141976228 gene encoding olfactory receptor 52P1-like, with the protein MASFNISPTDPSTFILMGIPGLEAAHFLISIPFSMFYIIGLLGNFTLLFVVWKEQTLHKPMYLLLCMLALTDISMPTSVVPKALCIFWFNFKGITVSGCLTQMFFLHAASVMHSAVLVTMAFDRYVAICNPLRYATILTNARIAKLGLVGLIRAVLFILPLPLLLSRLPFCANHIIPHTYCDHMAVVKMSCGDITVNRTYGLVIAFIVNGLDMMLIAMSYSLIIRTVLRMSSKKAHHKALNTCTAHICVILVSYTPSLFSSLTHRFGQGIALHVHIILANLYFLLAATLNPIIYGIKMKELRDKVGKYTCRM; encoded by the coding sequence ATGGCATCTTTCAACATCTCCCCTACTGACCCATCAACATTCATCCTAAtgggcatccctggcctggaagctGCCCACTTCCtgatttccatccctttctctatGTTCTACATAATCGGCCTGTTGGGAAATTTCACACTTTTGTTTGTTGTATGGAAAGAGCAGACCCTGCACAAGCcaatgtacctgctgctctgcatgctggcgcTTACAGACATCAGCATGCCTACTTCCGTCGTGCCGaaggcactgtgtatattttggttcaatttcaAAGGCATTACTGTGAgtggctgcctcacccagatgttctttCTTCATGCAGCTTCTGTTATGCACTCAGCCGTCCTCGTCACAATGGCCTTCGATCGCTAtgttgccatatgtaaccctctgagatacgCCACCATCCTCACCAACGCACGAATAGCTAAGCTGGGGCTAGTGGGTTTGATAcgagctgttctcttcattctgcccctgcctctgctcctgAGCAGGCTGCCATTCTGTGCCAACCACATTATCCCCCACACGTACTGCGACCACATGGCTGTGGTGAAGATGTCGTGTGGCGACATTACAGTCAACAGGACGTACGGGTTGGTAATAGCGTTTATAGTCAATGGATTAGACATGATGCTTATTGCCATGTCCTACAGTCTGATCATCAGGACTGTCCTCAGAATGTCCTCCAAGAAAGCCCACCACAAAgccctcaacacctgcacagcccaTATCTGTGTGATACTGGTTTCTTatactccctccctcttctcctctctcaCACACCGGTTTGGTCAGGGCATCGCTCTGCATGTTCACATCATCTTGGCCAATCTCTATTTCCTCCTTGCCGCCACGCtcaaccctatcatttatggAATCAAAATGAAAGAGCTTCGTGACAAAGTGGGCAAGTACACCTGCAGAATGTGA
- the LOC141976150 gene encoding olfactory receptor 52P1-like: MAAFNLTLSEPSTFILTGIPGLEAAHIWISISFCMFYIISLLGNVTVLSVVGKEQSLHKPMYLLLCMLALTDIGISTSVMPKALFIFLFNLKGITVGGCLTQMFFLYAVSVMKSAVLVIMAFDRYVAICNPLRYTTILTNTRIAKLGLVGLIRAVLFILPLPLLLKGQPFCTNRIIPHTYCEHLAVAKISCGDITVNRTYGLVITFVVIGLDLMLIALSYSLVIRAVLRISSKKAHQKALNTCTAHICVILTSYTSCLFSNLTHQFGQGIASNVHIILANLYFLIPPILNPIVYGVKTKELRDKVGKYICRI; the protein is encoded by the coding sequence ATGGCAGCTTTCAACCTCACCCTGTCTGAGCCTTCAACATTCATCCTAACGGGAATCCCTGGCTTGGAAGCTGCCCATATCTGGATTTCTATCTCTTTCTGTATGTTCTACATTATCAGCCTGTTGGGAAATGTCACCGTTCTATCtgttgtaggcaaagagcagagCCTGCACAAGCCGATGTACCTGTTGCTCTGCATGTTGGCGCTCACAGACATCGGCATCTCTACCTCTGTTATGCCGAAGGCACTGTTTATATTTTTGTTCAATTTGAAAGGCATTACTGTGGgtggctgcctcacccagatgttcttccttTATGCAGTTTCTGTTATGAAGTCAGCTGTCCTTGTGATAATGGCCTTCGATCGCTACGTTGCCATctgtaaccctctgagatacaccaccatcctcaccaacacacgaatagctaagctagggctagtgggtttgataagagctgttctcttcattctgcccctgcccctgcttctgAAGGGGCAGCCATTCTGCACCAACCGCATTATCCCCCACACGTACTGCGAGCACTTAGCAGTGGCAAAGATATCATGTGGAGACATCACAGTCAACAGGACGTACGGTTTGGTGATAACATTTGTAGTCATTGGGTTAGACCTGATGCTCATTGCCCTGTCCTACAGTTTGGTCATCAGGGCTGTTCTCAGAATCTCCTCCAAGAAAGCCCATCAGAAAGCTctcaacacctgcacagcccacatctgtgtgatATTGACGTCTTATACTTCCTGCCTCTTCTCTAACCTGACACACCAATTCGGTCAGGGCATCGCTTCCAACGTGCACATCATCTTGGCCAACCTTTATTTCCTCATCCCCCCTATACTCAACCCTATTGTTTATGGGGTCAAAACAAAAGAGCTTCGTGACAAAGTGGGCAAATACATATGCAGAATATGA